A single Spartinivicinus ruber DNA region contains:
- the tnpA gene encoding IS200/IS605 family transposase: MKSHYHCVYKLKYHLVLVTKYRRKCFTNDILNRLEDICNDQCKRWEIDLEQFGGEADHIHLMLDMHPNIMPSKFINSLKTVSSRLIRKEYGEHLKKYYWEKPVLWTRAYCLITAGGAPLEMLKQYIANQERPE; the protein is encoded by the coding sequence ATGAAATCCCATTATCACTGTGTTTATAAGCTAAAATATCATTTAGTGTTAGTAACCAAATACCGTAGAAAGTGCTTCACTAATGACATACTCAATCGCCTTGAAGATATTTGTAATGATCAATGTAAACGCTGGGAAATTGATTTAGAACAGTTTGGCGGTGAAGCAGACCACATACATCTTATGTTGGATATGCACCCTAATATCATGCCCAGTAAATTCATCAATAGCTTGAAGACTGTATCAAGCAGATTGATTAGAAAAGAATATGGCGAACACCTAAAAAAATATTACTGGGAAAAGCCTGTGCTTTGGACAAGAGCTTATTGCTTGATTACGGCAGGTGGTGCACCACTTGAAATGCTAAAACAATATATCGCTAACCAAGAGAGACCTGAATAG
- a CDS encoding transposase: MRAYKYRIYPNAEQRVLIDKHFGCARHIYNWALAEKDKHYKETGKSLSKSELQKRIVASKKDDKPWLSEVNSQALLASLMNLETAFGNFFKGRTKFPKFKSKYSGWQSFQCPQHVTIDFEGNKINLPKLKGIKIKLHRSFDGQIKTVTVKRSPSGKYTVSVLVDNNFTAPIPTTVEDNKTLGLDVGISHFIIDSEGNKTNNPNYQKHSLPRLAIEQKKLARKKKGSNNRAKQKCCVATIHERIANQRYDFIHQETAKLADKSHATSFAVENLNIKGMVKNRKLSRAISDCGWGMFITTLRYKCEWNGKNLLTIDRFAPSSKTCSSCGLKQEKMSLKIREWQCECGAVHDRDHNAAIMIKQFALADALGHSVCVKSSPVAKSISVDATAKEVVSVPLGSQEAPTRATSVV, from the coding sequence ATGAGAGCGTATAAGTACAGAATCTATCCTAATGCAGAACAAAGAGTGTTAATTGATAAGCACTTTGGTTGCGCTCGTCATATCTACAATTGGGCTTTAGCTGAAAAAGATAAACACTATAAAGAGACTGGTAAAAGCCTTTCTAAAAGTGAATTACAGAAGCGTATTGTTGCAAGTAAGAAGGATGACAAACCTTGGCTTAGTGAGGTCAACAGCCAGGCCTTGCTAGCCTCTCTAATGAACCTAGAAACAGCTTTTGGTAACTTTTTCAAAGGTCGCACTAAATTCCCTAAATTCAAATCAAAGTATTCAGGTTGGCAGTCTTTCCAATGTCCTCAGCACGTCACCATTGATTTTGAAGGTAATAAAATCAATTTGCCCAAGCTGAAAGGCATCAAAATAAAGCTACATAGAAGTTTTGACGGACAGATAAAAACCGTTACAGTTAAGCGCTCTCCATCAGGTAAATATACTGTTAGTGTTTTGGTTGATAATAATTTTACGGCACCTATTCCTACAACCGTTGAAGACAATAAAACACTAGGCTTAGACGTTGGAATTAGTCATTTTATTATTGATAGCGAAGGTAATAAAACCAATAACCCTAATTATCAAAAACACTCATTACCCCGCCTTGCTATCGAACAGAAAAAATTAGCACGGAAGAAAAAAGGCTCAAATAATAGAGCCAAACAAAAGTGCTGTGTCGCTACTATTCATGAAAGAATAGCCAACCAACGTTATGATTTTATTCATCAAGAAACAGCAAAACTGGCTGACAAAAGCCACGCAACTAGCTTTGCAGTAGAAAACCTAAATATCAAAGGCATGGTAAAAAACCGTAAATTATCCCGAGCAATTAGTGATTGTGGTTGGGGTATGTTCATCACAACCTTGCGTTATAAGTGTGAATGGAACGGTAAAAACCTACTAACCATAGACCGCTTTGCACCTAGCTCTAAAACTTGTAGCAGCTGCGGTCTGAAGCAAGAAAAAATGTCTTTGAAAATACGTGAATGGCAATGTGAATGTGGAGCGGTGCATGACAGAGACCATAACGCCGCCATCATGATAAAACAGTTTGCTTTAGCTGATGCGCTAGGACATAGCGTTTGTGTAAAGAGTTCCCCTGTAGCTAAATCTATCAGCGTAGATGCTACAGCGAAAGAAGTGGTATCAGTACCGCTTGGGTCACAAGAAGCCCCCACTAGAGCGACGTCAGTCGTTTAG